The genomic DNA ACCGTTGAGCGTGGACTGCACGGTCGGCGAGTAGGTCGTCGTGGCGTTGAGCGATTGCTTCGCCACGTACGTGCCCGAGACCGTCACCGGCTGCACACCTTGACCTTCGAGGTTGTAGTCCGATCCTGCGCCGTTAGAGAGTTTCCCATCGCTCGACGCGACTGTCCCGGCGACAACACCCGCTATGACGCCCGGCTGTCCCGCGACGCTGTACTGCGTGTAGAACCGCCCATCGTCCAACACGAGCGCTGTGGTCTGCCTGTTGTTCACTGTCCCGATGTACTGTCCCGCAGCGGACGGCGTAGGCGCTGCCGGTGCCGGTGCGGATGATCCACCGTCTCCTCCTCCACATGCTGCCAGCAGTATCGCCGCTGCCACGGCTGTAATTCTTTCTTTCATGGTCTCTCCGTTATGGGTCTGTTAGTTGGCCCGGTGCAGAGTGTAAGGTGTTCATGGGACGTTTACAACAGGGAACCGGACCGAAATTTGATCTGCTATTCCGTGCGCATAGTGCCGCCGCGCTCGCGCTGGCTTTCCCCATAGCCGCCCTCCGGGCGCGTGCCTGCCGAAAGGATGGGCATGCCATGCCGGGTGCATTGGGTGCGTGGCAGCGCTGGGCAGCAGGCAGGGACAGCACCGCCTAGGCTAGGCAGGCGACACAGGGCAGTAGTGTTCAATGAAATCAAGCACTTAACTGTTACACGGTGGAACAGATGATGCACGGCGGGACAGGTGCGGGACACTCGACGCGATTAGAGGGCCTACAACGGGCTGACGCTGGCTACCCTAGTGACACCATTCACCACGGGACAGTAGCGGTTCCTGAGCCTTTCTGACGCGTTACAGGGGCATTGCCGGGTATTGACCGTATGTCATCGGCCAAGTCTTCTGGCAAGGGCTACGGAATCGATGCACGTGCGTGGGCTATCTGTATGCACTTATTCGCCGTGAGATTGCCGTCAGACCGCAGCAGGACTGGCAGCAGCATTTACGGTTCCTTCACGACACACAGCACCGGTATCTGTGACGAGTCGAAGACTCAGGTACAGCCATGCAAGCATGGAACAGCAGCAGACATACAGCACGATAAGCAGCCAGTGAGCAGCAGGACAGCAGCGCACTAGGCAGCAGATAGCAGCATGAGCACAGCAGGCTGTCGAGCAGTAGACCGAGCAGACATACAGACGTAGCAACCCAGCTACACAAGCATCGTCGCATCCGCTCCGATGTACAGACACAGCAGATAGCAATGAGTACCCACGGACTCGCCACCGTATCTATTGCGTTGATCGAACACTGTCCCGTGAAGATAGTTGACACAATGCCAGAAGTTTGCTCTAATTCAATCCAACGCAGCGCCGAACAGACGAAAGGCTAGCTCTAGGGCACCAAGTAGACAAAGAGGTGTTGCGGGACATAAAGGGCAGTTGACACATAGCAGTATCTGTGATGTAATGCAGTCCATGCAGTAAGCGACTAGGCCGCTATAAGCTGGGTGCAGTCAAATACGGCTGGGTATGAAACAGGCCACGTTGTAACGCACTAGTCCGTTAGTCATGTGGGCGGATTTCTCGGGTTGACATCCGACTAGTGCACTAGCTGTACCTTCCGGCATGGCGTCCGGGTAAAGGGTCGATCTTTAACAACTAGGTGCGGAAAGCGCGAGCCACTAATGCGTGGCATTGCATCGCGTGAGTACCGTTGTGTTGTCCTGACACACGCGATAGAGGAATTGCAACCTCACAGGACTGTTGCCTTGTTTCGACAGGGCAGCATGTAAGGCGCACTGGTAGTAACGCGGGATACGCGGATGGTTACAGCCCGTGCTGGCGATACCTTTCGCGACTAGTGCGCCTCACTTGCTAACGTTTCTTCCCGAGCTACCGGCCATCACAGGCGGGAGCCTTAACAACCAGCCCTTATAGGTGGATGTATGACCAAGAAACACTTCGAAGCACTCGCTCGCGAGATAGCCAAGATTCATGACGCGAACGCTCGCCGTGAGGCAGCTATCGCGGTAGCTCGTGTCTGCCACGAGTTCAACCCTACGTTCAACATCGCCCGGTTCTACGCGGCGTGCCAATCTTTCTGAGGCTCGCCATGTACAACGGACACAAGGACTGGAACCACTGGAATGTATCCCTGTGGATCAACAACGACGAAGGGCTGTATGACATGGCCCGTCGCGCCGTGCGCCGTCACAACACGAAGATCGGTGCAGCTGTGGCGCTTCTGGAGGAACTAGAATTTCTCGGTATCACTCACACGCCGGATGGTGCGCCGTACAGCACCACGTCCATCCGCGCTGCGCTCGTCGATATGTGCGGTGATGACATGATCGACGTTCCGAACATAGACGTTATGGAGCAGGCAGAGCTTGCCGAGTTCCACCGCACTTTGAAAGCGCTTACGCGGTACGTAGAGGCGCGGTATAAGGCCAATAAGTACAGGTTGGAACGCCGTATAGAGGACGCGCTGCGTATGGATAGGCTCTGCGAGTCTTTCTATCGCGACCTGCCTTCGTGCGCGAGGTGGTGAATGAGTGACCGCGTTGTAGCCGTGCTTATGGCAAGCGGTGTGCTGTTGATCGGCGCATCGCTTGTCGTGCTGATCTATGTTTGGCACTGATCGGGTAGGAAGTACCGACCCGAGTCCACAGCAGATAATTAATTCTGGCCTGCGAACAGCGGGCCATCATACGGGTGTGTTCGGCACGTTGACAGTAGAGCACACCTGTATGATTCAGGCTTACCCGATAGCAGTCGTGCGCTTGCGCGACCTCAGTGCAGGTCGGGAACCTTTAACGCTATAAGAACAAGCTAGAGGCTTTGCTATGCGTCTCCGAACCATTGGAACGAATCAGGCCGTGCTCGAATTCAAGAGTGGCACGCGTATCCTGTTTTCGTATGAGTCGCCGGTTGCGGTGTTCGTACCGAACGAAGGGTATGAGCAGACCAACCAATTTATCAGCCGTACCACCCTCAAACACATACAGAAGTGGGTCGGTAAGGAACCCTGCCGGATCGTATCGCAAGAGGCTATCGCCCGGCGATTCAACGATCAAATCGGCAAACACACGCCGGAGGAGGACGATGATTCTGGCCGATGAAAAGGCGCGGTTATATCAGGTCGCGCTCGCTGTTTTACTAGTTACACTGATCGCCGGATTAACGGGCGTTTACTGATTCACTTCGCCCGTTCGGTTTTTCAGCAGCCTTTTAGAATCCTTTCCAAGCAGTTGCAGAGAGTCAGCTATAAGCCCGCATGGCGAGCTTATCACGGGTTCTCTGAGCCAAGTGGCGCAGTACAGGCCGCGCATGCAGTAGACAAGCGTTGGTTGTAAGGGCAACCAACATCGAGACTTGTTTGCTTTCGCCATAACTACAGCGACCTCACCTTAAGGTTCGCCGGTCTTGCGACGAGGCCAGTGTAGTGAATGGTGGAGCACTTTACTCCATTGCTATGAAAACCATTCTCAACATTGGTCTCGCTCGCAACGACGGCGAACCCGACAACGGCATCCTGCATGTTGTCGCAAAGATCAACCAGTACGGTTTCATCATTCGGGCAGGCGAGATTCACGAAGTCACGCATGCTCACGGCACCGAACGCACGCTTATCGCCGAAGTGAAGTACACGCGGAACGAAGCGTATCTGCCCACTGCGGTCTATCACCTGTCACAAGACTTGGCGCAAGACTGCATCGCTATCGCGAACCAGTCGGACAACGGCGTTATTTCCGGCGCGATCTACGGCCCGAAAGCTGCGGAGTGGGGCGAATTCGATCCGCGCTTCTTTGTCGGTTTGTCTTCGTGAGGAGTACTTCAAATGGAAGTGTTCCGCATCGAAGACGCTTCGGGTAAAGGTGCATACCAGTCCGACAAGATGCCGTATCACCCCGACGACGGCAATCAACCTGCGCCGTGGCTTGACCGCGTGCTTGGCCCTCACTGGCTGGCATTGATGGAAGACGGACTAGAGCAAGGCTACCAGTTCGGATTTGAATCTATGGACGCGCTGCGTGCATGGTTCCACGACCCCGATTGGATCAGGAGGGCCGTGCGTCGCGGCTTCAAGTTAGTGAGGTACGAAGTGCCCGACGGGTCGTTCTTCGACGAAGCCTTGGATCGCCCGGTCTCTGCTGTCCACAAGGGGCAGACGCAGCTTATCTTCTGGAAGTCTGCTGCGACCCGCGTACACGTCGATTCTCTTTCGACCATTCAATAAGGAGTGCGATATGAGATTGCACTACTGGCTCGCCGTGTACGTCGTCGTACTCGTGCTGATCTTTGTCCTGTGAGGGCGACCATGCAACCCAAGATTACCTACACCTACGGGCCTGATGGTCGCGTGGTGTCCGCTCATGTTTCCGGCCTCGTTGGTAAGGCCGACGTTCGTAACAACACCGCAACCAAGGAGAAGACCAAGTGACTCCCGCAGAACTGAAAGAAGTCGTGCAGGCAGTTCAACAGGCTAGTGCTGAAGCAGCGGTACGCGCCGAACGCAATGGCGACAAACACTGCAACGTGCGTTGGCGGCGTCGCGTGATCATTATGGCGTCCGTGTTCGGCGCGCTGTACCTGATCAAGCTGCTCACGCATCACGAGGTGGCGACTGACGCATTGCACCTTGGTGTCGAAGGTGCTGTCGCCGTGACCATCGACAAACTCACGTTCGGGGTGGCCTGATGAAAGCGTTCCACGTGGATGTGTACGAAGAAGGCGACAACGACGGACAGTTCTTCGAGGACGGCGACTTCGACACGAAGGCTGAAGCCGTGAAGTTCGCAGAGTTCGAAGCGTGCCGAGGGCTGGCCGCTGTTGTGAAGTGTCCCGATGGACACTGCGAGGAGTACACCTAACCCGCTGCGCCTGACAGCGTTACGTTCAGGCCCGCAAGTTATTGCGGCAGGTGCATTCAATGAGTGCATCGCCCGCAGTACCTTACTTAGGAGAACGATCATGTCTGCTGTATTCGCAGGTCTCGACCGTGGTACTGAGGGCGTT from Paraburkholderia edwinii includes the following:
- a CDS encoding DUF7249 family protein, whose amino-acid sequence is MYNGHKDWNHWNVSLWINNDEGLYDMARRAVRRHNTKIGAAVALLEELEFLGITHTPDGAPYSTTSIRAALVDMCGDDMIDVPNIDVMEQAELAEFHRTLKALTRYVEARYKANKYRLERRIEDALRMDRLCESFYRDLPSCARW